The following proteins come from a genomic window of Myroides odoratus DSM 2801:
- a CDS encoding M4 family metallopeptidase, producing MKKKYIKAPLLYVALASFLFVGNGYADIAKIDLGNHVEVYATDLPTYKPLNTYGSFAIRMNQKSNLTEQEFLAKANEFFGLYETNTFELLNSYTDARGGVHNTYQHYVGKYPVDGQMFIVHSKKGKVTAVNGTIINIENKKSPYSLRANVNRKPTVSSKDAVSIAFKVNQIAEKAELDTAVETVFIPSAKEEGVFVLAHKVRVDEMSSRRVVSKNVYISVENGEVVNEVSLIAHANIPGSGDGQYRSNLPLGLTEVSGSYQLYDNERKITTYDARTMNNDRDFFFGRGPVFNNATTTFPKNPANEIHWGLANTYDYYKEIHNRNSYDARGGKINAYYDPVFLDGDYNSGMPENAYAQPYGEMSHLVFGRGSSYFNPLVAIDVAAHEFTHLVIDNNGNGGLRYQGESGALNEGFADIFGTSVEHYAVNDADWLIGKGVVKGGGYSFMRDMQDPKNNRNGAKQPNTYKGQYWASTSFGSDDAGGVHTNSGVINYWYYLISEGGSGVNDKGDDYVVSGIGMKKAEQIAYETLQLLTNNAQYINAVEQSKMMAEELYGVDSEEYFAVHDAWYAVGFGERRPNMGVEDFELAEDVFSLYPNPVTNGELTVLTKDDKGVVTFYNMAGQKVTQDFTVERGENKLNIPQLKRGNYIVIYESKERKISEKIIVK from the coding sequence ATGAAAAAAAAATACATAAAAGCCCCTCTTTTATATGTAGCATTAGCTTCTTTTCTTTTTGTAGGAAATGGATATGCTGACATCGCTAAAATTGATTTAGGAAATCATGTAGAAGTATATGCTACAGATTTGCCGACGTATAAGCCCCTTAATACTTATGGTTCGTTTGCAATTCGCATGAATCAAAAGAGCAATTTAACTGAACAAGAATTTTTAGCAAAAGCAAATGAGTTCTTTGGATTATATGAAACGAATACGTTCGAATTATTGAATAGTTATACCGATGCTCGTGGTGGAGTACACAATACTTACCAACACTATGTTGGGAAATATCCTGTAGATGGACAAATGTTTATTGTTCATAGTAAGAAAGGGAAAGTAACTGCGGTTAATGGAACGATTATCAACATTGAAAATAAAAAGAGTCCTTATAGTTTAAGAGCGAATGTAAATAGAAAACCGACAGTATCGAGTAAAGATGCGGTGAGTATTGCTTTTAAAGTTAACCAAATTGCAGAAAAAGCGGAGTTAGATACTGCTGTTGAAACCGTATTTATTCCTTCTGCAAAGGAGGAGGGAGTGTTTGTCTTAGCTCACAAAGTGAGAGTTGATGAAATGTCTTCTAGAAGAGTAGTGAGTAAAAATGTGTACATCAGTGTGGAAAATGGAGAAGTGGTAAACGAAGTATCCTTAATTGCACATGCGAATATTCCAGGTAGCGGTGACGGTCAGTATCGTTCCAATTTACCTCTAGGTTTAACAGAGGTTAGTGGAAGCTATCAATTATATGACAACGAAAGAAAAATTACGACTTATGATGCGAGAACGATGAATAATGATCGTGATTTCTTCTTTGGTAGAGGGCCTGTATTTAACAATGCAACGACTACATTCCCTAAAAATCCTGCGAATGAAATTCATTGGGGATTAGCGAATACCTATGATTATTATAAAGAAATTCACAATCGCAATAGTTATGATGCACGCGGAGGAAAAATTAATGCCTATTATGATCCCGTATTCTTAGATGGTGATTATAATTCGGGTATGCCTGAAAATGCTTATGCACAGCCTTATGGGGAAATGAGTCATTTAGTATTTGGTAGAGGATCAAGTTATTTTAATCCTTTGGTAGCAATAGATGTTGCAGCTCATGAATTTACTCATTTAGTAATAGATAATAATGGGAATGGTGGATTAAGGTATCAAGGTGAATCAGGAGCTTTAAACGAGGGATTCGCTGATATTTTTGGAACTTCTGTTGAACATTATGCAGTGAATGATGCCGATTGGTTAATCGGTAAAGGTGTTGTAAAAGGAGGAGGGTATTCTTTTATGCGAGATATGCAGGATCCCAAAAATAATCGTAATGGAGCAAAACAACCGAATACTTATAAAGGACAATATTGGGCAAGTACAAGTTTTGGCTCAGATGATGCAGGAGGAGTACATACCAATAGTGGTGTAATTAATTATTGGTATTATCTAATCAGTGAAGGTGGTTCTGGAGTTAATGATAAGGGAGATGATTATGTTGTTTCTGGTATTGGAATGAAAAAAGCAGAGCAAATTGCTTATGAGACACTACAGTTGTTGACAAATAATGCGCAATATATCAATGCAGTCGAGCAAAGTAAAATGATGGCAGAAGAATTATACGGAGTAGATTCGGAAGAATATTTTGCTGTACACGATGCTTGGTATGCAGTTGGTTTCGGTGAAAGACGCCCTAATATGGGAGTAGAAGATTTTGAATTGGCAGAAGATGTATTTAGTTTATACCCTAACCCAGTTACGAATGGAGAATTAACGGTATTAACGAAAGATGATAAAGGAGTGGTTACGTTCTACAATATGGCAGGACAAAAAGTAACACAAGATTTTACTGTAGAAAGAGGAGAGAATAAATTGAATATCCCACAATTGAAAAGAGGAAATTATATCGTAATCTACGAAAGCAAAGAAAGAAAGATTTCAGAGAAAATCATCGTAAAATAA